The Halostagnicola larsenii XH-48 region TCGATTGCGGCGCTAGTGTGTTGCCGTCAGAACGTCGTCGACGTTGAAAATATCCTCTTGTAATCCGTTCCCGTCACAATCGTCGTTCGGGCACTCGTAGTGCCATCCGTCGCGCGTTGCTTCTCCCTCTGCAAACCGCTCTCCGCAGACGTGACAGCAGAGCTGTGATTTCGTACACGAGTCCCGGTGCAACTCGAGTGCAAGTTCAGTCTGAAACGACTGATTACAGTTACGACAGGTGTACATAATTCGTCAGACGACAGCATCCGTAAAAACTGCTTGGATTCTCGTACGTACCGCAAATCCGCCAGATGGGCGTTTTCGCCGCAGTGGCCGAAAGTAACTCGGGCGAGCGTTCCGATTACTCGTCTTGCCCGAGAATACCGCGTTCGGTCATCTTCGCCGGATCGAGTACTTCGTCGGCTTCGTCCTCGGTCAGATACCCCTTCTCGAGAGCGACTTCCCGAACGGTCTTGTCCTCTTTGAGTGCCGTTTTCGCGACTTCGCTGGCTTTGTCGTAGCCGATGTGGACGTTCAGCGAGGTTGCGAGCGCCATCGACTGGAGGACTGCAGACTCACAGTGCTCGCGGTTTGCCTCGAGCTTATCGACG contains the following coding sequences:
- a CDS encoding HVO_2901 family zinc finger protein gives rise to the protein MYTCRNCNQSFQTELALELHRDSCTKSQLCCHVCGERFAEGEATRDGWHYECPNDDCDGNGLQEDIFNVDDVLTATH